The Desulfoscipio gibsoniae DSM 7213 genome contains a region encoding:
- a CDS encoding CehA/McbA family metallohydrolase gives MVKNSKLSSKVLAFILAFAMMIGCMQSAVMASPTDESMDENGTEEQTKMGMVTSGQAGWVSGDIHNHSRYSDGSGTIFENFAQAQKVGMDFINISDHDNSRGWADAQVAGPQYNIIPIRGNEYSGYGHAVFMNVNQEKNYNAGVLPKAAIDNFKADTNGEGLAYAAHPYDGTVEADPWGKNDSWNADLDGIEVWNGWYASNYTANAKARVQWDILNNQGRHLYGIADTDTHSAAGIGSVYTTVYVDEYSVEGIVNGFKAGHMYGSNGPVIDFSVGSAMMGDDVAVPQEGKYVDVDLSGYCIEDLARVLLIKNGEIVYTKNIDAASFNETVEVFVNPGDFIRMEVEGKETATKKLTNGSYSTPAFDTSAPFAFSNPIFFFEQALDKTALNDKIAESELLNRFDYTHASWNDFQTALNEAKRVSLADETSQNEIDTALETLVAAINALKTPEIFTTVSSNGDGQAHIDFAIRSANGKDYTVWICEDYDGTYYLADANFNSQGAHVKSLTNGKTYYAYILYSDGAVFEESNVVILNPSI, from the coding sequence ATGGTGAAAAACAGCAAACTATCCTCAAAAGTATTGGCATTCATCTTAGCGTTTGCTATGATGATCGGATGCATGCAATCCGCTGTCATGGCATCTCCCACAGATGAATCCATGGATGAAAATGGAACGGAGGAGCAAACCAAAATGGGAATGGTCACTTCCGGACAAGCTGGTTGGGTTTCCGGCGATATTCATAACCATTCCAGATATTCCGATGGTTCCGGAACGATTTTTGAGAATTTTGCTCAGGCGCAAAAAGTCGGTATGGATTTTATCAATATCAGCGATCATGATAATTCCAGAGGTTGGGCGGACGCCCAGGTTGCCGGACCGCAATACAATATTATTCCGATCAGGGGCAACGAATACAGCGGCTATGGCCACGCTGTGTTTATGAATGTGAATCAGGAAAAGAACTACAATGCAGGAGTACTGCCCAAGGCAGCCATTGACAACTTCAAAGCAGATACAAACGGCGAGGGGCTTGCTTACGCCGCTCACCCGTACGATGGAACGGTAGAAGCCGATCCATGGGGTAAAAATGATTCGTGGAACGCGGATCTGGACGGAATTGAGGTTTGGAACGGCTGGTATGCTTCAAATTATACGGCAAACGCTAAAGCACGGGTTCAATGGGATATCTTGAACAATCAGGGCAGGCATTTGTATGGCATTGCGGATACCGATACCCATTCCGCAGCGGGTATAGGATCAGTATACACCACCGTTTATGTGGATGAATACTCGGTTGAAGGTATCGTCAATGGGTTCAAAGCAGGGCATATGTATGGTTCCAATGGCCCCGTCATTGACTTTAGCGTAGGCAGCGCCATGATGGGAGACGACGTCGCGGTTCCGCAGGAAGGCAAATATGTAGATGTTGATCTCAGCGGTTATTGCATTGAGGATTTGGCCAGAGTCCTGCTTATAAAGAACGGCGAGATCGTCTATACAAAAAACATTGACGCCGCTTCATTCAATGAAACCGTTGAAGTATTTGTCAATCCCGGCGACTTTATCCGTATGGAAGTAGAAGGCAAGGAAACTGCGACTAAAAAACTGACCAACGGTTCTTACAGTACCCCTGCGTTCGACACCTCGGCTCCATTCGCGTTTTCCAATCCGATCTTTTTCTTCGAACAAGCGCTTGACAAAACCGCTCTTAACGATAAAATAGCCGAATCAGAGTTGTTGAATCGGTTCGACTATACGCATGCTTCATGGAATGATTTCCAGACAGCGTTGAATGAAGCGAAAAGAGTTAGTTTAGCCGATGAAACCTCGCAAAATGAGATCGACACAGCGCTGGAAACTCTTGTAGCGGCAATAAACGCCTTGAAAACACCGGAAATTTTCACAACCGTAAGCTCAAACGGCGATGGTCAAGCTCATATAGACTTTGCAATAAGGTCGGCGAATGGTAAAGACTATACGGTGTGGATATGCGAGGATTACGATGGCACATATTACCTTGCCGACGCTAACTTCAACAGTCAAGGTGCGCATGTAAAAAGCCTGACGAACGGTAAAACATATTACGCTTATATTTTGTATTCAGACGGTGCCGTTTTTGAAGAGAGTAACGTCGTGATACTCAATCCCAGCATTTGA
- a CDS encoding purple acid phosphatase family protein: MKRTVSFILTLMVLLAMIPTVGLASEAGEELTYTKPYLLTLNPSNEMNVVWISKESGEGFVEFGLTEDLGTTVAATQYEIEGLRTSITPEGYDPDPAKNPELNVFQQIATLQNLKPNTIYYYQATTKVGDKIEKSKVYNFKTAPVNGEDFTFALLSDLQLKAESPATVKQIGQHKPDFIIYGGDLQNTPWKAGEWFFVEDCYIAPAEIGKTWFEIMQQEEDGAELLQYTPIFITPGNHEVDDQRIMSDKEMATNNPDDWSLSIYMQMFRPLYPEQEYYPNGKHWYSVDYGDMHISSISAFRWHPWSGFEAPGWIMFDDISEGSPQVRWLKNDLKTTDAKYKWVNMHWHMLNRGNDGWYPYSEPLVEKDGTVKYPHGDYAWNVLRPLFEKYDVNGVNFGHSHVYERYLINDVNYIEAASIGNNYRVADDPYHPSGYKPVIEENSIRSFMIITKDENGLTAQGFAASGPNQGQVFDSFIIAE, from the coding sequence ATGAAAAGAACTGTATCTTTTATTTTAACGTTGATGGTACTGCTTGCAATGATTCCAACTGTTGGATTGGCAAGTGAAGCAGGCGAAGAGCTGACCTATACAAAACCGTATCTGCTTACTTTAAATCCAAGCAATGAAATGAATGTAGTCTGGATCTCAAAAGAAAGCGGAGAAGGTTTTGTGGAATTCGGTCTAACGGAAGATTTGGGAACAACAGTTGCGGCAACACAATACGAAATTGAGGGACTTAGAACATCAATAACTCCAGAAGGTTATGACCCAGATCCTGCTAAAAATCCTGAGTTAAACGTTTTTCAACAAATCGCAACTCTACAAAACCTGAAGCCTAATACGATTTACTATTATCAAGCAACCACAAAGGTTGGAGACAAAATTGAAAAATCAAAAGTTTACAACTTCAAAACTGCTCCTGTAAATGGTGAAGACTTTACTTTTGCATTATTATCTGACCTTCAATTAAAGGCTGAAAGCCCTGCAACAGTGAAACAAATTGGTCAACATAAACCCGACTTCATCATCTACGGCGGTGACTTGCAAAATACTCCATGGAAAGCAGGAGAATGGTTCTTTGTAGAAGATTGCTACATCGCTCCAGCTGAAATAGGCAAAACCTGGTTTGAAATCATGCAACAAGAAGAAGACGGAGCGGAACTGCTGCAATACACTCCAATCTTTATAACTCCCGGCAATCACGAAGTAGACGACCAGAGAATTATGAGCGATAAAGAGATGGCAACAAATAACCCTGACGACTGGTCACTTTCCATCTACATGCAAATGTTCAGACCTCTTTATCCTGAACAAGAATACTATCCAAACGGAAAACACTGGTACAGTGTAGATTATGGCGATATGCACATCTCTAGTATCTCAGCTTTCAGATGGCATCCTTGGAGCGGTTTCGAAGCTCCAGGCTGGATTATGTTTGACGACATATCAGAAGGAAGCCCACAAGTAAGATGGCTTAAAAATGACCTGAAAACAACAGATGCAAAATACAAATGGGTAAACATGCATTGGCATATGCTTAATAGAGGAAACGACGGCTGGTATCCCTATTCTGAACCTCTGGTGGAGAAAGATGGCACAGTAAAATATCCTCATGGCGACTACGCCTGGAATGTACTTAGACCTCTATTTGAAAAATATGATGTAAATGGCGTTAACTTCGGACATTCCCACGTTTACGAAAGATACTTGATCAACGATGTAAATTACATTGAAGCGGCGTCTATAGGTAACAACTATAGGGTTGCAGATGATCCATATCACCCATCAGGCTACAAACCAGTCATCGAAGAAAACTCCATTCGCTCTTTCATGATCATAACGAAAGATGAAAATGGCCTTACTGCACAAGGTTTTGCAGCAAGCGGTCCAAACCAAGGCCAGGTATTTGACAGCTTCATAATTGCAGAATAG
- a CDS encoding C-GCAxxG-C-C family (seleno)protein yields the protein MSDSKVAVKDARKVSMKQGACSSALMLILNREFGRPMDKEVRAAEPLAGGILQQGYQCVMLWGSSLAVGAESYHRSDNLDQAVATAITATQHLMESFVNRTKHVNCFDITCCDWTKKN from the coding sequence ATGAGTGACTCAAAAGTAGCTGTAAAAGACGCCAGAAAGGTATCTATGAAACAAGGTGCTTGTTCGAGCGCACTGATGCTTATTCTGAACCGCGAATTTGGAAGACCCATGGACAAAGAAGTGCGTGCAGCGGAACCACTTGCAGGCGGAATACTGCAGCAGGGTTATCAATGCGTAATGCTGTGGGGATCCTCGCTGGCGGTGGGTGCGGAATCATATCACAGGAGCGATAATCTAGATCAGGCCGTCGCCACAGCTATAACAGCAACACAACATCTCATGGAATCATTCGTAAACCGGACGAAACACGTCAACTGCTTTGATATAACCTGCTGTGATTGGACAAAAAAAAATTGA
- a CDS encoding DUF3997 domain-containing protein, whose translation MQLLYLILRPDTLWGIFILTILLFLTLFLFLPTAVIHRNKILEMIAQNKPLVLILFLFLIMIVIVQIDFKLVTSYNFAKKYGWEIDEVRSVHEVMFKDGISLNQINNQSLSNEDQLQVYLINDPREMSAIICSEALGFAYDQIIDRKIKLYSLAVKHDIKFSHDGILFTPDIELKIGFLDDKIVFGTLFILSQTGSGYYPVNFNEDSIKEEILKVYDNRPYYVSIYGDVRISFLPGGYQLFHYPYNTSVIFPQVEISPETLDPIIPAEIVKVGFDNRYIIALQNEYTTGEKNKFLDIPLDKYYILDTENETVYSYDTLENFENQRRQLKIDNIEFQDINSFSVMSYDRFANKEL comes from the coding sequence ATGCAGTTATTATATTTAATTTTGAGGCCAGATACTTTATGGGGAATATTCATATTAACCATATTATTATTTTTAACATTATTTCTATTTTTGCCTACCGCAGTAATACACAGAAATAAGATATTAGAAATGATAGCTCAAAACAAACCGCTTGTTTTAATACTTTTTTTATTTCTTATTATGATAGTAATTGTTCAAATTGACTTTAAATTGGTTACTTCCTATAACTTTGCTAAAAAATATGGGTGGGAGATTGATGAGGTCAGGTCTGTACATGAAGTCATGTTTAAAGATGGAATATCATTAAATCAAATTAATAATCAAAGTTTATCAAACGAAGACCAGTTACAAGTTTACCTTATAAACGACCCTCGTGAAATGTCGGCCATAATCTGTTCGGAAGCTTTAGGATTTGCATATGATCAAATCATTGATAGAAAGATAAAATTATACTCACTAGCTGTAAAACATGATATAAAGTTTAGCCATGATGGAATTTTATTTACACCTGATATAGAATTAAAAATTGGCTTTCTGGATGATAAAATTGTTTTTGGAACGCTCTTTATACTAAGCCAAACTGGTTCTGGATATTATCCGGTAAACTTCAATGAGGATAGCATAAAGGAAGAAATCTTAAAAGTATATGATAATAGACCTTATTATGTTTCCATTTATGGCGATGTACGCATTAGTTTCTTGCCGGGAGGGTATCAGCTGTTTCATTATCCTTATAATACTTCTGTTATTTTCCCCCAAGTAGAAATTAGTCCGGAAACCTTAGATCCAATAATACCGGCTGAGATTGTTAAGGTGGGATTTGATAACCGGTATATTATAGCATTGCAAAATGAGTATACTACAGGTGAAAAAAATAAATTTTTAGATATACCATTAGATAAATATTATATATTAGATACTGAAAATGAAACCGTTTATAGTTATGACACATTAGAAAATTTTGAAAATCAACGAAGGCAATTAAAGATAGACAATATTGAATTCCAAGATATTAATTCGTTTTCAGTAATGAGCTATGACCGATTTGCTAATAAGGAATTGTAA
- a CDS encoding type II toxin-antitoxin system VapB family antitoxin, protein MRTNIVIDDALMQKAMEVSGLKTKREVVEKAMLEFVASRTRKDLKELRGKIRFADDYNYRTLRGGR, encoded by the coding sequence ATGCGCACCAATATTGTAATTGACGACGCTTTAATGCAAAAAGCAATGGAGGTTTCCGGCCTTAAAACTAAAAGAGAAGTGGTGGAAAAGGCTATGCTTGAGTTTGTAGCAAGCCGCACACGTAAGGATTTAAAGGAATTGCGGGGCAAAATAAGATTTGCCGACGACTATAATTACCGGACTCTACGGGGGGGCCGGTAG
- the vapC gene encoding type II toxin-antitoxin system VapC family toxin, with translation MSFLKGQTDNKTLLFDEVLARDIPFGISPYIFQEILQGARNEKEYRQLRDYLSTQTIYFLPEEKATYEKAARLYFDLRRKGITPRSTIDILIALTAMEYRLLLLHNDRDFDLMAEQVDALQILKMI, from the coding sequence ATCAGCTTTCTCAAAGGCCAAACCGATAACAAAACATTACTTTTTGATGAAGTTTTGGCTCGCGATATACCTTTTGGTATTTCACCCTATATCTTTCAGGAGATTTTGCAGGGGGCAAGAAATGAAAAAGAATACCGGCAGTTGCGCGACTATCTTTCAACACAAACCATTTACTTTTTGCCGGAAGAAAAAGCTACTTATGAAAAAGCAGCACGCTTATATTTTGACCTGCGGCGCAAAGGCATAACGCCGCGTAGCACCATTGACATACTGATTGCGCTCACCGCCATGGAATACAGACTCTTGCTTTTGCACAATGATCGAGATTTTGATTTAATGGCTGAGCAAGTAGATGCTCTTCAAATTCTTAAAATGATATAA